A region of Candidatus Stygibacter australis DNA encodes the following proteins:
- a CDS encoding LruC domain-containing protein codes for MKKINGVIWLFIIFSFALAIVSCSSSDDNTVTDPISMTDLVIADDFNFTTHRDVEVTFRALYAGVFYIYDMEDNLLKKGRIDLDDGYQGVVSIPNDVNDVKLYFSEVEDLEAVYTITGDIIDYDFYPPSEEEERGGGTRCEDQIHPILECIEHLGDGLFLAHFGYRNDYDVVQQIPIGPMNKLQNTPNQDMGQPTVFDPGRHVDVFTVEFPGDGYRDDEIFYIKWKLGGTLGEGFARADSISTECPRGVFDDDDNDGVLNDDDDFPYDETRAFLNHFPATDSLTLNWGTLAFEDLWPLMGDYDFNDVIINYRFETVDDPSDYLLEVYGYFTLRASGASYENGFAIEMPFLTGNVETLTFTPELNGNGIISGDNSAIVKFFSNALEVMNKPENSTFVNTQISDPYLDPVNFEFYLKLTEAVDESTFPWLEPPYNPFIIVDQVTGKEIHLPDMPPTILADPTLFGTDDDDSNPGSDRYYKTATNLPWAINLPIEWTYPLERIQIIDAYNYVDDWAESSGDIYNDWFENNEGYIVEENLYLAP; via the coding sequence ATGAAAAAAATTAACGGTGTAATTTGGTTATTTATCATTTTTTCATTTGCATTAGCGATAGTCAGTTGTTCAAGCAGTGATGATAATACAGTAACAGATCCAATTAGTATGACTGATCTTGTGATAGCGGATGACTTCAATTTTACAACACACAGAGATGTAGAAGTTACATTTAGAGCTCTTTATGCAGGAGTTTTCTATATTTATGATATGGAAGACAATCTTTTGAAGAAAGGGCGGATTGATTTAGATGATGGTTATCAGGGCGTTGTAAGCATTCCAAATGACGTAAATGATGTGAAACTTTATTTTAGTGAAGTAGAAGATCTGGAAGCAGTTTACACAATAACAGGTGATATTATTGACTATGATTTCTATCCACCTTCTGAAGAAGAAGAAAGGGGTGGTGGAACTCGCTGTGAAGATCAAATCCATCCGATACTGGAATGTATTGAGCATTTGGGTGATGGCTTATTTTTAGCTCATTTTGGTTATAGAAATGATTATGATGTTGTGCAGCAGATACCAATTGGTCCTATGAATAAGTTGCAAAACACTCCAAATCAGGATATGGGACAGCCTACTGTTTTCGATCCTGGGCGTCATGTAGATGTTTTCACTGTCGAATTTCCCGGTGATGGATATAGGGATGATGAAATTTTCTATATCAAATGGAAACTGGGAGGTACCTTGGGTGAAGGATTCGCCAGAGCAGATTCTATATCCACTGAATGTCCTCGTGGGGTTTTTGATGATGATGATAATGATGGTGTATTAAATGATGACGATGATTTCCCATACGATGAAACCAGAGCATTCTTGAACCACTTCCCTGCAACTGACAGTTTAACCTTAAACTGGGGAACACTTGCTTTTGAAGACTTATGGCCCCTGATGGGAGATTATGATTTTAATGATGTAATAATTAATTATCGTTTTGAGACAGTGGATGATCCCAGTGATTACCTTCTGGAAGTTTATGGATATTTCACTCTAAGAGCTTCTGGTGCTTCTTATGAAAATGGCTTTGCCATTGAAATGCCTTTCCTGACTGGAAATGTGGAAACATTAACATTTACTCCAGAACTTAATGGAAATGGTATCATTTCTGGTGATAATTCAGCAATTGTGAAATTCTTTAGTAATGCTCTGGAAGTTATGAATAAACCGGAAAACAGCACTTTTGTTAATACTCAAATCAGTGATCCATATTTGGACCCTGTAAACTTTGAATTTTATCTAAAACTTACTGAAGCAGTTGATGAGAGCACTTTCCCCTGGTTAGAACCACCATATAATCCCTTTATTATTGTAGATCAGGTTACTGGAAAAGAAATTCATCTGCCTGATATGCCTCCAACAATCTTAGCTGATCCTACACTTTTTGGCACTGATGATGATGATTCAAATCCGGGATCTGATCGCTATTATAAAACAGCTACTAATCTACCGTGGGCTATTAATCTCCCAATTGAATGGACTTATCCTCTTGAGAGAATTCAAATTATTGATGCCTATAACTACGTTGATGATTGGGCAGAAAGCAGCGGGGATATTTATAATGACTGGTTTGAAAATAATGAAGGTTATATTGTAGAAGAGAATCTTTACCTGGCACCATAA